Below is a genomic region from Solibacillus sp. FSL R7-0682.
AGCTTAAACTAAATAATAATACTAAGGCAATTAAAGAACTAGCGATTTTTTTGAATACTTTCATAAAATAAATCCTCCTCCGAGAAGCTGTGATTAACTTCTCTCAATTTTTTTGGATTATCTAAGAATTGTATTCTCAGATAATTTAGTGCATAAAACGCTTTGAAAACCTTTGTATTCAGTAAGGACCAAGCAACCTATACCTCCATTTACTTTCGTAACAAATTATACCATAAAACTAATTATTATGTATAGTTGTAAAATATAGGGAATGAGGGTGGTGATTTCAATGGTATATAATAACGGCTCAGTTTTTAGATACATAAGATTAAATAAACAATTATCTTTAATATACAAACTAAATCTAAAAAAACGTTCCCAAATAAGCCATTGGGAACATTCGAGCCAGCAGCCAGGACATTTCGTATTCTTAGCTGTTTTTGATTACCAAACATCGCTTTGGGGGCATTTAAAGGAATTCATTCGCATCTTCTAGAAACCTTAATATATCAACTTAGGAGGTTTTTAAATGTCTTCTCATATTAGAGTTCGAGCTGGTGCAATAATCATAGAAAATAATGAAATATTATTAACGGTGTATAACGACCCAATAAGAGGTATCGTTTACGATTTACCTGCTGGTGGAGCGGAACCCAATGAATCAATTACAGATACAGTTAAAAGAGAAGCTAAAGAAGAAGCGTGTATAGATGTAGAAGTAGGTCCTCTAGCTTTTGTTTATGAATACACACCTCATCTTAATTTTGAAAAGTTTGGGAACATACATACATTAGTTATGATGTTTGAATGCAAAATAAAAAGCCCTAGTACACCAAAATTTCCAGAAAACCCAGATTCAAATCAAATAGATGTTAAATGGCTACCTATTTTAGAGTTACAAAATATTGAAATGTACGCAAACATCGGACATTATTTACAGGAATATACGCAAAATCCTAGAAACATTGATTTAATAGAAGAGCATAAACTAAATGAGGTGTATCGAGTTCGTTAGAATTATTTTATACAACCCCATACAAAAAAACGTTCCCAAATCCAAGCTTGGTAACATTTGAAACAGCGACAAACACTGATTTAACAATGTTTGTCGCTGTTTTTTATAGAAAATAACACTCTGGGACGCTGCGAAAAATAATTTTAAAGAAGACTGTTCGATCCACTTGTTCTGAATGGCGATAACGTATAAATAGAATCTTACCAAAGGACGCTTTGGTAACGTGTTTTTATTAAAACAAACAAAATTACCTTTCGACACAATAAGAGCATTCCTTTTCTATTTTAGTTTGCAAAGAACAGAAAAGTTTTGTGAAGATATAGCTCTCCGCCCTTAGATAATGGTTGCTTCACCACATTTTAATCTCTCTTTTTAAACCTTATACTTACAATAGTGCAATAATTATCAAAAATATTCCTTATTCCCCCTATATACTTAATCTTGAGGTGAGCAGTTATGT
It encodes:
- a CDS encoding NUDIX domain-containing protein, whose translation is MSSHIRVRAGAIIIENNEILLTVYNDPIRGIVYDLPAGGAEPNESITDTVKREAKEEACIDVEVGPLAFVYEYTPHLNFEKFGNIHTLVMMFECKIKSPSTPKFPENPDSNQIDVKWLPILELQNIEMYANIGHYLQEYTQNPRNIDLIEEHKLNEVYRVR